From a region of the Deltaproteobacteria bacterium genome:
- a CDS encoding M55 family metallopeptidase encodes MKVFVSIDMEGITGVTDRGDVVGGQEGYERFRTLMVCDLNAAIEGAFAGGATEVLVNDSHFHMRNVLIEQLDSRAQLISGFTKRGLMMHGLSRSFDAVYFLGYHSRIGTESGVLNHTILGKEVDGIWINDQEMGGTGLNAALAGYYNVPVAMISGDDRVCKEAKDLLGDVETAVTKYAADGYAARCLPQGATHPLIKEAAGRALSRLADFKPYRIEGPVTFKVCFHSTSAAAISTMIPTVEKVDARTVVVRGDDYLRAYTTTMAVLLLA; translated from the coding sequence ATGAAGGTATTTGTTTCCATTGACATGGAGGGGATCACAGGCGTCACGGATCGAGGCGATGTTGTCGGTGGCCAAGAGGGATACGAGAGGTTTCGCACCTTGATGGTGTGTGACTTGAACGCGGCGATAGAAGGTGCGTTCGCCGGTGGAGCTACGGAGGTCCTGGTAAATGACTCCCATTTTCACATGCGGAACGTGTTGATTGAACAACTCGACTCCAGGGCGCAGCTGATCAGCGGTTTCACCAAGCGTGGACTCATGATGCACGGCCTGAGTCGGAGCTTCGACGCGGTCTACTTTCTCGGCTACCACTCAAGGATCGGTACCGAAAGTGGTGTCCTGAACCATACTATCTTGGGCAAGGAGGTGGACGGGATTTGGATCAACGACCAGGAGATGGGCGGAACTGGCTTGAACGCAGCCCTAGCCGGTTACTACAACGTACCGGTCGCCATGATTTCCGGGGATGACAGGGTCTGCAAGGAGGCAAAAGATCTCCTTGGCGATGTCGAGACGGCTGTCACCAAATATGCCGCCGACGGGTATGCGGCAAGGTGCCTCCCTCAAGGCGCGACGCACCCACTGATCAAGGAGGCGGCCGGTAGAGCCCTGAGCCGGCTTGCCGACTTCAAACCCTACCGGATCGAAGGTCCAGTGACCTTCAAGGTCTGTTTCCACTCCACCAGTGCGGCCGCGATTTCAACGATGATACCCACGGTGGAGAAAGTCGACGCCAGGACCGTCGTGGTCAGGGGGGACGACTATCTCCGGGCGTACACGACCACCATGGCCGTGTTGCTGCTTGCCTAG
- a CDS encoding DNA alkylation repair protein has protein sequence MKKTIQRRGRTCRTRRRSLRRLKAEAKPENVEGMAGFGITTDRRLGVSVPDMRKLEGEISRDHVLAFEPWKTRFPEAKTVAEVIGDPERLADRRMQNWGKGFDSRDVCDRVCTNLFEKSPLVMNKIHDWSERDGDFVKRATYALIACLAWHDKEAGDGTFRIGGGLSVYFVRRGLGKQQHGHGGRVRPEIVVPPDHDGPGVDFLHRGYHR, from the coding sequence GTGAAGAAGACGATACAGAGAAGGGGGCGGACATGCCGGACACGCAGGAGGTCACTTAGGAGACTGAAGGCTGAGGCCAAGCCCGAAAACGTGGAGGGGATGGCCGGATTCGGGATCACCACCGACAGGAGGCTGGGAGTGTCGGTCCCTGATATGCGCAAATTGGAGGGAGAAATCAGCAGGGATCATGTGCTTGCCTTTGAGCCGTGGAAGACCCGATTCCCGGAAGCGAAGACGGTGGCGGAGGTGATCGGCGACCCGGAAAGGCTTGCCGACCGGCGGATGCAGAACTGGGGAAAGGGGTTTGATTCACGGGACGTGTGCGACCGGGTCTGCACGAACCTCTTTGAGAAATCTCCCCTGGTGATGAACAAAATCCATGACTGGAGCGAGCGGGACGGGGATTTTGTCAAGCGGGCCACCTATGCACTGATCGCCTGCCTCGCCTGGCATGACAAGGAGGCGGGAGACGGGACATTTCGAATAGGTGGCGGCTTATCCGTATATTTCGTCAGACGTGGTCTAGGCAAGCAGCAACACGGCCATGGTGGTCGTGTACGCCCGGAGATAGTCGTCCCCCCTGACCACGACGGTCCTGGCGTCGACTTTCTCCACCGTGGGTATCATCGTTGA